From a single Actinomyces viscosus genomic region:
- a CDS encoding glycoside hydrolase family protein: MSLRLSDHWLWDHWICDDGERYHLFFLRASRALHDPERRHFRASMGHAVSDDARSWRLLPDALVHSDGPAFDDKAIWTGSTIIRPDGTLRVFYTGISRAEDGLVQRIGWADSTDGVTFRRSCSEPLEADARWYEKKETDASGAEHWRDPFVFEHDGRWHMLITARARGAENYRAGVIGHAVSDDLDHWQVCPPLTTPSVFGQLEVSQSRCVDGHHLLVFSCGDDMKAEAGPGGVWVAEGEGPLGPWDIDGARYVRPDHLYAGQLLQLRDRTWVFTGFENIVDGEFIGAAPDPLAWTDIELAPRDGR, translated from the coding sequence ATGTCTTTGCGGCTTTCCGACCACTGGCTGTGGGACCACTGGATCTGTGACGACGGCGAGCGTTACCACCTCTTCTTCCTCAGGGCGTCACGCGCGCTGCACGATCCGGAGCGGCGGCACTTCCGCGCCTCCATGGGCCACGCCGTCTCCGACGACGCGCGCAGCTGGAGGCTGCTGCCCGACGCCCTGGTCCACTCCGACGGTCCGGCCTTCGACGACAAGGCCATCTGGACCGGCTCCACCATCATCAGACCCGATGGCACGTTGAGGGTCTTCTACACCGGTATCTCTCGAGCGGAGGACGGCCTGGTGCAGCGTATCGGCTGGGCCGACTCCACCGACGGCGTGACCTTCAGACGCTCCTGCAGCGAGCCGCTGGAGGCGGATGCCAGGTGGTACGAAAAGAAGGAGACGGACGCCTCCGGTGCCGAGCACTGGAGGGACCCCTTCGTCTTCGAGCACGACGGCAGGTGGCATATGCTCATCACCGCACGGGCAAGGGGTGCCGAGAACTACCGTGCCGGCGTCATCGGTCATGCCGTCTCCGATGACCTCGACCACTGGCAGGTCTGTCCCCCGTTGACCACTCCGTCAGTCTTCGGACAGCTGGAGGTATCCCAGAGTCGGTGCGTCGACGGTCACCATCTCCTCGTCTTCTCCTGCGGGGATGACATGAAGGCGGAAGCCGGGCCTGGCGGGGTGTGGGTCGCCGAGGGGGAGGGGCCGCTAGGGCCCTGGGACATTGACGGCGCCAGGTACGTGCGCCCGGATCATCTCTACGCCGGTCAGCTGCTCCAGCTGCGTGACCGCACCTGGGTCTTCACGGGTTTCGAGAACATCGTTGACGGCGAGTTCATCGGGGCGGCTCCGGACCCGCTGGCCTGGACGGACATCGAGCTTGCGCCCCGAGACGGGCGCTAG
- a CDS encoding carbohydrate ABC transporter permease, with translation MAAETTAASTAPVDARHSAHGDPRRRGRAATRRRSRALTYLGLVVASCVAVFPLLFMVFSSFKDDQQIFADLGSLKAFLPTGHLSLNNYSGVFERVPAARFITNSLVVTVAIVVLGLIVNSMIGFAISRMRWKGKSIVLSLVLATLMVPFETIAVPLVYWVAKLPSVQWVVDGFLVKQGMLNTYQVQILPFIANALSIFLFAQHFGDIPKEIDEAARVDGASWWTIYSRIVVPLSGPTFATVAIITMLPAWNSYLWPLMVIQEESMRPASVGMQYFFQLNPVWGQIMAYGTLITLPVLIIFVLFQRSFVASLAGTAVKG, from the coding sequence GCCACCAGGAGGCGATCCAGGGCCCTGACCTATCTCGGCCTCGTCGTCGCCTCGTGCGTCGCCGTCTTCCCCCTGCTCTTCATGGTCTTCTCCTCCTTCAAGGACGATCAGCAGATCTTCGCCGACCTCGGCTCCCTCAAGGCGTTCCTGCCGACCGGGCACCTGTCACTGAACAACTACTCCGGCGTCTTCGAGCGAGTTCCTGCGGCGCGGTTCATCACGAACTCGCTCGTTGTCACGGTTGCGATCGTCGTGCTCGGTCTCATCGTCAACTCGATGATCGGATTCGCGATCTCCCGCATGCGCTGGAAGGGCAAGAGCATCGTGCTCTCACTCGTCCTGGCCACCCTGATGGTTCCCTTCGAGACCATCGCCGTGCCGCTCGTGTACTGGGTCGCCAAGCTGCCCTCGGTGCAGTGGGTGGTCGACGGGTTCCTCGTCAAGCAGGGGATGCTCAACACCTACCAGGTGCAGATCCTGCCCTTCATCGCCAACGCCCTGTCCATCTTCCTGTTCGCTCAGCACTTCGGTGACATCCCGAAGGAGATCGACGAGGCGGCCCGCGTCGATGGCGCGTCCTGGTGGACGATCTACTCACGGATCGTCGTGCCCCTGTCCGGTCCGACCTTCGCCACGGTCGCCATCATCACGATGCTGCCCGCCTGGAACTCCTACCTGTGGCCGCTCATGGTCATCCAGGAGGAGTCGATGCGGCCCGCGAGCGTCGGTATGCAGTACTTCTTCCAACTCAACCCGGTCTGGGGTCAGATCATGGCCTACGGCACGCTCATCACTCTGCCCGTCCTCATCATCTTCGTGCTGTTCCAGCGCTCCTTCGTGGCGTCCCTGGCGGGCACAGCGGTGAAGGGGTGA